CGGTCTGGCCGTTGCCCTCGACCCCGGCGACGCCGACGATCTCGCCGGGCGCGACGTCGAGGCTGACCCGGTCGAGGTGGCGGCCCACCGAGATGTCGCGCATCCGGAGGACGGGTTCACCGGGGTGCGGTCTTCCGGGGCTTCCGGTGCTTCCGGTGCTTCCGGTGCTTCCGGTGCGCGCGGGGCCGCGGTTCTCAGGGCTCTGCGTGCGCGCCGGGCCGCGGTTCTCAGGGCTCTGCGTGCGCGCCGGGCCGCGGTTCTCGGGGCTCTGCGTGCGCGCCGGGCCGCGGTTCTCGGGGCTCTGCGTGCGCGCCGGGCCGGGGCTTCCGGTGCGTGCCGCGTCGGCGGCCGGCACGCCGAGGGTGCCGGCGAGGGCCGGGGCGAGGGAGTCCGCGGGCCGGCCGATCATGAGCGGGACCAGCACCGACGGGCTGAGGTCGGTGAGGCCGGCGCCGGCCACCCGGCCGCCGCGCAGCACGGTCGCGGCGTCGGCGACCCGGGACACCTCACCGAGCTTGTGGGTCACCAGGACCACCGCCCGCCCGGCGTCGGCGAGCTTGCGGCAGGTGCCGAGCAGGGCGTCGACCTCGGCCGGCGCCAGGACCCCGGTGGGCTCGTCGAGGATCAGCAGGCGCGGGTCGCGGAGCAGGGCCTTGACGATCTCGACCCGCTGGCGGGCGCCGACCGGGAGGTCACCGGCCCGGGAGCCGGACGGGACCGTGAGGCCGAACTCGTCGCCCAGCCAGGCCAGGCGGGCCGGGAGGTCGCGCAGCCGGAGCAGGCGCAGGTTCTCCCCGACGGTGAGCGTGGGCACCAGGCTGAAGTGCTGGTGGACCATCGCCACCCCGGCGTCCAGGGCGTCCTTCGGGCGGCGGGGGGCATAGGGCGTACCGAAAAGTCGCATCGAACCCGAGGAGACCGCGACCGAACCGCCGACCGCGTGGCAGAGGGTGGATTTTCCGGCGCCGTTCTCGCCGAGCACGCAGTGCACGGTCCCGGCGGCGACGCTGAGGTCGACGCCGTCGAGCGCGCGGACCGCTCCGTAGGCCTTGGTCAGGCCGGTGATCTCCAGGGCGGTCACAGCGTGGTGGTCTTCCCGGACGCCACGTCCGCCTTGATCGCGTCCAGCTTCGCCTGGATCGCCGGGTCGGCGGCGCAGAGCGTGATGTCGTTGTGCGGCTTCGCGGCGCTCAGGCCGAACTTGACGCTCTCCGCCTTCCACGTGTTCGCGGTGAGGTGCTCGACCGCGTACTCGATCTCCGCGCCGATGTCGGTCGTGACAAAGCCGGCATAGGCGGGGTCGCTCCCGCAGTCGTGCGGGATCGGGCCGCCGATCAGCGTGGTCCTCTCCTGCGCGGCGGCCTGCGCCATGCCCTTCTTGCCGAGGTTGACGATCTGGCCGAGCACGTCGGCGCCGGCACTGTAGTCGGCGAGCGCGGACTGCTTGGCCTTGGCCACGTCGTTGAAGTCGCCGACGTACTGCGGGGTCAGCACCTGCACGGCCGGGTCGGCCGCGGCCGCGCCGTTGCCGAACTCCCTGGCCGCGTTCACGATCGCCGGCAGCTCGGCGCCGCCCACGAAGCCGACCTTCTTGGTCTTGCTGAGCAGCGCGGACGCGGCGCCGGCCAGATAGGCGGCCTGGGCCTGCTGCGGGTCGTAGAGGGCGAGGTTGGCGAGCGGTGTGCCGTCGGCCGGGCCGCCGATCTCGACGAACTTCACCTGCGGGAAGCGCGGGGCGACCAGGCGGACCGCGGCGTCGGTCTGGCCGCCGAGCGAGATGACCAGGTCCGCGTTGCTCGCGAAGCGGACCAGGGCGGCCTCGTAGTCGGCGGTGGCGACCTGCTCGGCCTTGCTCAGCGTGACCTTGCCGGCGTGGGTCTGCTCGGCGCGCTGGTAGCCGAGGTACGCGGACTCCATGAACCCGTCGTCGGAGAGGGAGCCGGGGAAGAGGACTCCGACGGTGATCGCGTCGGAGGCGCCGGGTTGGTCGTCGGCGCCGGTCGAGCAACCGGCGACCAGCATGGCGGTGATCAGGGCGAGAAGGGGAACGGTACGCGGCATCGGAACGCCTCCGGGGGGAGTTAGTGGTATACCGTTAAGGAGGACAGTCTCGGAGCGCCCTGTTTCGCGGTTGTTAGCGCGGCGTTAGGTCTCCCCGCATCCGTCTAGGGTGGGAACGCCGTACCGAACAGAGAGGGCGCTTCGTGACATCGCTGCGCGACCGGGCCTATCAGGAGTTACGCCGCCGGATCCTGACCATCGAGCTGGCGCCGGGCGTACGGCTGGTGGAGCGCGACCTGGCCGCGGACCTGGAGGTGTCGCGGATCCCGCTGCGCGAGGCGCTGCGGCTGCTCGAAGCGGACGGCCTGGTGCTCCAGGTGCCGCACCGGGGCGCGCTGGTCGCACCGTTCGGCCCGGCCGACG
Above is a genomic segment from Actinoplanes ianthinogenes containing:
- a CDS encoding ABC transporter ATP-binding protein, with the protein product MTALEITGLTKAYGAVRALDGVDLSVAAGTVHCVLGENGAGKSTLCHAVGGSVAVSSGSMRLFGTPYAPRRPKDALDAGVAMVHQHFSLVPTLTVGENLRLLRLRDLPARLAWLGDEFGLTVPSGSRAGDLPVGARQRVEIVKALLRDPRLLILDEPTGVLAPAEVDALLGTCRKLADAGRAVVLVTHKLGEVSRVADAATVLRGGRVAGAGLTDLSPSVLVPLMIGRPADSLAPALAGTLGVPAADAARTGSPGPARTQSPENRGPARTQSPENRGPARTQSPENRGPARTQSPENRGPARTGSTGSTGSTGSPGRPHPGEPVLRMRDISVGRHLDRVSLDVAPGEIVGVAGVEGNGQTELIHVLSGALSPDTGTVTLAGTDLTRATPARRTAAGLGVIPEDRHHEGCVPALDVATNLYLGRLREFRRFRVLLDRRRMRRAATATITRHRISAPGPAAPMSALSGGNQQKVVLARELALDPLVCLAAAQPTRGLDVGAVDAVLARIRAAAASGVAVLVVSSELGELLALCDRVVVAYRGTLSAPIDTSDPDAHDRVAHLMLGTDREAAA
- a CDS encoding BMP family ABC transporter substrate-binding protein, which translates into the protein MPRTVPLLALITAMLVAGCSTGADDQPGASDAITVGVLFPGSLSDDGFMESAYLGYQRAEQTHAGKVTLSKAEQVATADYEAALVRFASNADLVISLGGQTDAAVRLVAPRFPQVKFVEIGGPADGTPLANLALYDPQQAQAAYLAGAASALLSKTKKVGFVGGAELPAIVNAAREFGNGAAAADPAVQVLTPQYVGDFNDVAKAKQSALADYSAGADVLGQIVNLGKKGMAQAAAQERTTLIGGPIPHDCGSDPAYAGFVTTDIGAEIEYAVEHLTANTWKAESVKFGLSAAKPHNDITLCAADPAIQAKLDAIKADVASGKTTTL